From Natronincola ferrireducens, the proteins below share one genomic window:
- a CDS encoding GtrA family protein gives MIDKAYIKRRFIQHLNFIKFCMVGGTNTLVSLVIYWILLKADVYYLAASTLAYGAGIVNGYLLSTAFVFKRSREARSFMKFFLVYFSSMIINLIIMYVAVDHLLINKVLAQFIAIGFNMIYNYSLNKIWTFK, from the coding sequence ATGATAGATAAAGCCTATATAAAAAGAAGGTTTATCCAACATCTTAATTTTATCAAATTTTGCATGGTGGGGGGTACCAATACCCTTGTATCCCTAGTGATCTATTGGATACTGCTGAAGGCTGATGTCTATTATCTGGCAGCCAGCACCTTGGCCTATGGGGCCGGCATTGTCAATGGCTATCTATTGAGTACAGCCTTTGTTTTTAAACGGTCACGGGAGGCTAGATCCTTTATGAAGTTCTTCTTGGTCTACTTCTCCTCCATGATTATCAACCTAATCATCATGTATGTGGCCGTAGACCATTTGTTGATTAACAAGGTCCTAGCCCAATTCATCGCCATAGGCTTTAACATGATTTATAATTATTCGTTAAATAAAATATGGACTTTTAAATAA